From Nematostella vectensis chromosome 14, jaNemVect1.1, whole genome shotgun sequence, a single genomic window includes:
- the LOC125559896 gene encoding 41 kDa spicule matrix protein-like, producing MTFSIVHNEETGNQIWVTGNQIGLPGTRLGYQEPDLGYQEPDLGYREPDWVTGNQIGLPGTRFGLPGTRFGLPGTRFRLPGTRFGLPGTRFGLPGTRFGLPGTRFGLPGTRLGYQEPDLGYQEPDLGYREPDWVTRNQIWVTRNQIWVTRNQIWVTGNQIGLPGTRLGYQEPDLGYQEPDLGYREPDSGYQEPDLGYREPDLGYQEPDLGYREPDLGYRDLNLGYREPDLVTGNQIWVTWNQIWVTGNQIWVTGN from the exons ATGACTTTCAGTATAGTGCACAACGAGGAA ACCGGGAACCAGATTTGGGTTACCGGGAACCAGATTGGGTTACCGGGAACCAGATTGGGTTACCAGGAACCAGATTTGGGTTACCAGGAACCAGATTTGGGTTACCGGGAACCAGATTGGGTTACCGGGAACCAGATTGGGTTACCAGGAACCAGATTTGGGTTACCAGGAACCAGATTTGGGTTACCGGGAACCAGATTCAGGTTACCAGGAACCAGATTTGGGTTACCGGGAACCAGATTTGGGTTACCGGGAACCAGATTTGGGTTACCGGGAACCAGATTTGGGTTACCGGGAACCAGATTGGGTTACCAGGAACCAGATTTGGGTTACCAGGAACCAGATTTGGGTTACCGGGAACCAGATTGGGTTACCAGGAACCAGATTTGGGTTACCAGGAACCAGATTTGGGTTACCAGGAACCAGATTTGGGTTACCGGGAACCAGATTGGGTTACCGGGAACCAGATTGGGTTACCAGGAACCAGATTTGGGTTACCAGGAACCAGATTTGGGTTACCGGGAACCAGATTCAGGTTACCAGGAACCAGATTTGGGTTACCGGGAACCAGATTTGGGTTACCAGGAACCAGATTTGGGTTACCGGGAACCAGATTTGGGTTACCGGGATCTAAATTTGGGTTACCGGGAGCCAGATTTGGTTACCGGGAACCAGATTTGGGTTACCTGGAACCAGATTTGGGTTACCGGGAACCAGATTTGGGTTACCGGGAACTAG